Proteins encoded by one window of Mercenaria mercenaria strain notata chromosome 4, MADL_Memer_1, whole genome shotgun sequence:
- the LOC123551652 gene encoding cullin-5-like isoform X1, with protein sequence MLKQGQSQFEEKWPSMRPSVLKLLRQEPVTRSEWHDLFWAVHSVCLWDDKGPQKVYQALQDDILEFIKHAQNRVLHTQEDSALLKAYIAEWGKFFTQCDYLPKPFMQLETSLASKTHTPMQKKTQGEESIVRKLMLDSWNHSIFSNIKQRLQDSAMKLVHAERNGEAFDSQLVIGVRESYVNLSSDVEDKLKIYRENFEKAYLEATKAFYKLKAPQYLQANGVQNYMRYADAKLKEEEGRARRYLETGWGCTSVSALTECCVNVLVTAFKETILQECAQMIRSNETDRLRLMFNLMDRVPDGITPMLHDLEAHVINQGLADMIAAADIITSDSEKYVEQLLELFNRFSALVREAFNDDPRFLTARDKAYKNVVNDTSVFKLEIPIKNKGMGTKTQPESKCPELLANYCDMLLRKTPLSKKLTSEEVEKKLRDVLLVLKYVQNKDVFMRYHKAHLTRRLILDTSADNEKEENMVEWLREVGMPADYVNKLARMFQDIKVSEDLNIEFKDAHRNNNEYIADSINIKILNAGAWARSSDRLSVSLPMELEDYIPQVEDFYRQKHSGRKLQWHHLMSNGIITFCNDIGRFDVEVTTFQMTVLFAWNQRPKDKISYESLKLATELPDTELRRTLWSLVAFPKIKRQVLCCSSEVKSPKDITDGTQFWANQEFALIKNGKVQKRGKINLIGRLQLSTEKSKEEDNEGIMQLRILRVQEAIVKIMKMRKKITNAALQTELVEILKNMFLPSKKLIKEQIEWLIEHKYMRRDEDNINLFIYMS encoded by the exons caAGGGCAGTCACAATTTGAAGAGAAATGGCCCTCTATGAGACCTTCGGTACTGAAATTGCTGCGTCAAGAGCCTGTCACCAGATCAGAGTGGCATGACCTATTCtg GGCTGTTCATTCCGTGTGTCTATGGGATGACAAAGGTCCACAGAAAGTGTACCAAGCCCTGCAAGATGATATCCTTGAGTTCATTAAACATGCTCAGAAT AGAGTGTTACATACTCAGGAAGATTCTGCCCTGTTGAAAGCCTACATTGCAGAGTGGGGGAAGTTCTTCACGCAGTGTGACTATCTGCCAAAACCTTTCATGCAGCTAGAGACGTCCCTGGCAAGCAAAACACACACACCCATGCAGAAAAAGACACAAGGGGAGGAAAGCATAGTCAGAAAA TTGATGTTAGACAGTTGGAACCACAGTATTTTCTCAAATATAAAACAGCGTCTGCAGGACAGCGCAATGAAACTTGTACATGCAGAGAGAAATGGTGAAGCTTTTGACTCGCAACTTGTCATAGGTGTACGAGAATCTTACG TGAATCTCAGTTCTGATGTGGAGGATAAATTGAAGATCTACAGAGAAAACTTTGAGAAGGCGTATCTGGAAGCAACAAAAGCCTTCTATAAGCTCAAGGCTCCACAATATTTACAGGCAAATGGTGTACAAAATTACATGCGGTATGCTGATGCCAAACTGAAGGAAGAAGAAGGGAGAGCTCGCAGATACCTAGAAACAGGCTGGGGTTGTACATCTGTTAGTGCA ttgaCAGAATGTTGTGTAAATGTTTTGGTTACGGCGTTCAAAGAGACAATACTGCAGGAATGTGCTCAAATGATCAGAAGTAACGAAACTGATA GGTTACGTTTGATGTTCAATTTAATGGACCGTGTACCAGATGGTATAACTCCAATGTTACACGACCTTGAAGCCCACGTTATAAACCAAGGTCTTGCTGACATGATTGCAGCTGCTGATATTATCACTTCA GATTCTGAGAAATACGTAGAGCAGTTATTAGAGTTGTTTAACAGATTCAGTGCTCTAGTACGAGAAGCTTTCAACGATGATCCTCGCTTCCTTACAGCTAGAGATAAAGCCTATAAAAATGTTGTCAATGACACTAGCGTATTCAAATTGGAAATACCCATCAAAAATAAGGG tatgggcACAAAAACTCAGCCTGAGTCAAAATGTCCAGAACTTCTAGCCAACTACTGTGATATGTTACTGAGAAAAACTCCACTTAGTAAAAAACTTACATCAGAGGAGGTAGAGAAAAAACTCAGAGATGTT TTATTGGTGCTGAAATATGTACAGAATAAAGACGTGTTCATGCGTTATCACAAAGCTCACTTGACAAGACGTCTTATACTTGATACATCCGCTGACAATGAGAAGGAAGAAAATATGGTTGAGTGGTTGAGG GAGGTTGGTATGCCAGCTGATTATGTGAACAAGCTAGCTAGAATGTTCCAGGACATCAAAGTTAGTGAGGACCTCAATATAGAATTCAAAGACGCccatagaaataataatgaatatattgCAG AttcaataaatataaagataCTGAACGCTGGTGCCTGGGCGAGATCCAGTGatcgtctgtctgtctctctaCCGATGGAGCTGGAGGATTATATCCCGCAGGTGGAAGATTTCTACAGACAGAAACACAGTGGACGCAAGTTACAGTGGCACCACCTTATGTCAAATGGAATT ATAACATTTTGCAATGATATTGGACGTTTTGATGTGGAGGTGACAACTTTTCAAATGACAGTATTGTTTGCTTGGAATCAGAGgccaaaagataaaatttcatatgaaaGTTTGAAACTAGCAACAGAATTGCCTGATACAGAGTTGAGAAGAACATTATGG tccttggTAGCATTTCCAAAGATCAAACGTCAAGTGTTATGTTGTTCAAGCGAGGTAAAATCACCGAAAGATATAACAGACGGAACCCAGTTCTGGGCTAATCAGGAATTTGCCTTaat CAAAAATGGTAAAGTTCAGAAGCGTGGAAAGATCAATTTGATTGGTCGTCTTCAGTTGTCAACAGAGAAGAGTAAGGAAGAAGACAATGAAGGAATCATGCAGCTTCGTATCTTACGTGTACAG GAGGCTAttgtgaaaataatgaaaatgcgtAAAAAGATCACCAATGCAGCCCTACAGACTGAACTTGTTGAAATcctcaaaaatatgtttttaccaTCCAAAAAACTTATCAAAGAACAAATAGAATGGTTGATAGAACACAAATATATGAGAAGAGACGAAGacaatatcaatttatttatttatatgtcatAG
- the LOC123551652 gene encoding cullin-5-like isoform X2, with protein sequence MRPSVLKLLRQEPVTRSEWHDLFWAVHSVCLWDDKGPQKVYQALQDDILEFIKHAQNRVLHTQEDSALLKAYIAEWGKFFTQCDYLPKPFMQLETSLASKTHTPMQKKTQGEESIVRKLMLDSWNHSIFSNIKQRLQDSAMKLVHAERNGEAFDSQLVIGVRESYVNLSSDVEDKLKIYRENFEKAYLEATKAFYKLKAPQYLQANGVQNYMRYADAKLKEEEGRARRYLETGWGCTSVSALTECCVNVLVTAFKETILQECAQMIRSNETDRLRLMFNLMDRVPDGITPMLHDLEAHVINQGLADMIAAADIITSDSEKYVEQLLELFNRFSALVREAFNDDPRFLTARDKAYKNVVNDTSVFKLEIPIKNKGMGTKTQPESKCPELLANYCDMLLRKTPLSKKLTSEEVEKKLRDVLLVLKYVQNKDVFMRYHKAHLTRRLILDTSADNEKEENMVEWLREVGMPADYVNKLARMFQDIKVSEDLNIEFKDAHRNNNEYIADSINIKILNAGAWARSSDRLSVSLPMELEDYIPQVEDFYRQKHSGRKLQWHHLMSNGIITFCNDIGRFDVEVTTFQMTVLFAWNQRPKDKISYESLKLATELPDTELRRTLWSLVAFPKIKRQVLCCSSEVKSPKDITDGTQFWANQEFALIKNGKVQKRGKINLIGRLQLSTEKSKEEDNEGIMQLRILRVQEAIVKIMKMRKKITNAALQTELVEILKNMFLPSKKLIKEQIEWLIEHKYMRRDEDNINLFIYMS encoded by the exons ATGAGACCTTCGGTACTGAAATTGCTGCGTCAAGAGCCTGTCACCAGATCAGAGTGGCATGACCTATTCtg GGCTGTTCATTCCGTGTGTCTATGGGATGACAAAGGTCCACAGAAAGTGTACCAAGCCCTGCAAGATGATATCCTTGAGTTCATTAAACATGCTCAGAAT AGAGTGTTACATACTCAGGAAGATTCTGCCCTGTTGAAAGCCTACATTGCAGAGTGGGGGAAGTTCTTCACGCAGTGTGACTATCTGCCAAAACCTTTCATGCAGCTAGAGACGTCCCTGGCAAGCAAAACACACACACCCATGCAGAAAAAGACACAAGGGGAGGAAAGCATAGTCAGAAAA TTGATGTTAGACAGTTGGAACCACAGTATTTTCTCAAATATAAAACAGCGTCTGCAGGACAGCGCAATGAAACTTGTACATGCAGAGAGAAATGGTGAAGCTTTTGACTCGCAACTTGTCATAGGTGTACGAGAATCTTACG TGAATCTCAGTTCTGATGTGGAGGATAAATTGAAGATCTACAGAGAAAACTTTGAGAAGGCGTATCTGGAAGCAACAAAAGCCTTCTATAAGCTCAAGGCTCCACAATATTTACAGGCAAATGGTGTACAAAATTACATGCGGTATGCTGATGCCAAACTGAAGGAAGAAGAAGGGAGAGCTCGCAGATACCTAGAAACAGGCTGGGGTTGTACATCTGTTAGTGCA ttgaCAGAATGTTGTGTAAATGTTTTGGTTACGGCGTTCAAAGAGACAATACTGCAGGAATGTGCTCAAATGATCAGAAGTAACGAAACTGATA GGTTACGTTTGATGTTCAATTTAATGGACCGTGTACCAGATGGTATAACTCCAATGTTACACGACCTTGAAGCCCACGTTATAAACCAAGGTCTTGCTGACATGATTGCAGCTGCTGATATTATCACTTCA GATTCTGAGAAATACGTAGAGCAGTTATTAGAGTTGTTTAACAGATTCAGTGCTCTAGTACGAGAAGCTTTCAACGATGATCCTCGCTTCCTTACAGCTAGAGATAAAGCCTATAAAAATGTTGTCAATGACACTAGCGTATTCAAATTGGAAATACCCATCAAAAATAAGGG tatgggcACAAAAACTCAGCCTGAGTCAAAATGTCCAGAACTTCTAGCCAACTACTGTGATATGTTACTGAGAAAAACTCCACTTAGTAAAAAACTTACATCAGAGGAGGTAGAGAAAAAACTCAGAGATGTT TTATTGGTGCTGAAATATGTACAGAATAAAGACGTGTTCATGCGTTATCACAAAGCTCACTTGACAAGACGTCTTATACTTGATACATCCGCTGACAATGAGAAGGAAGAAAATATGGTTGAGTGGTTGAGG GAGGTTGGTATGCCAGCTGATTATGTGAACAAGCTAGCTAGAATGTTCCAGGACATCAAAGTTAGTGAGGACCTCAATATAGAATTCAAAGACGCccatagaaataataatgaatatattgCAG AttcaataaatataaagataCTGAACGCTGGTGCCTGGGCGAGATCCAGTGatcgtctgtctgtctctctaCCGATGGAGCTGGAGGATTATATCCCGCAGGTGGAAGATTTCTACAGACAGAAACACAGTGGACGCAAGTTACAGTGGCACCACCTTATGTCAAATGGAATT ATAACATTTTGCAATGATATTGGACGTTTTGATGTGGAGGTGACAACTTTTCAAATGACAGTATTGTTTGCTTGGAATCAGAGgccaaaagataaaatttcatatgaaaGTTTGAAACTAGCAACAGAATTGCCTGATACAGAGTTGAGAAGAACATTATGG tccttggTAGCATTTCCAAAGATCAAACGTCAAGTGTTATGTTGTTCAAGCGAGGTAAAATCACCGAAAGATATAACAGACGGAACCCAGTTCTGGGCTAATCAGGAATTTGCCTTaat CAAAAATGGTAAAGTTCAGAAGCGTGGAAAGATCAATTTGATTGGTCGTCTTCAGTTGTCAACAGAGAAGAGTAAGGAAGAAGACAATGAAGGAATCATGCAGCTTCGTATCTTACGTGTACAG GAGGCTAttgtgaaaataatgaaaatgcgtAAAAAGATCACCAATGCAGCCCTACAGACTGAACTTGTTGAAATcctcaaaaatatgtttttaccaTCCAAAAAACTTATCAAAGAACAAATAGAATGGTTGATAGAACACAAATATATGAGAAGAGACGAAGacaatatcaatttatttatttatatgtcatAG